Sequence from the Bacteroidota bacterium genome:
TGAAAAGATCTTCGTTCGTGCGATTGAGTTTGAAAGCAGAAAGATCAAGACGCAGCACCTGGTCTTTAAAAGCAGTGCGCATGAACGGGTGCGTGATCCCTGAACGTTCCTGATTGGTAATATCCTTGTACGTATTGCCGTGAAATAATTCTATGAGCAGGTAATGTTTATCTTCTGTCTGCGACATCTTTCCGCTATCAGCAACTGTGAGCGCGGTATTGCCATAACCTTCGCTCTGATCGTAGATCATTACGCCATAAAGTCCTTTTCCGTCTTTTGATTTTTGCTGTACGCGAATGGTATATCCTTCTATCTGGTTGTAGAAAACGCCATCGGGAATACTCAACTCCGGTTTCTGATTCTGGATATCATAAAGCGTAGAAAGCATTTTCAGGTTGGTGTAGGGAAGAAGATAATCGGAGAATGCAAACGCACCGATCGTGACGATCACTGTGAAAATAATGAGTGGCCGCATAACGCGCAGGAGTGAGAGGCCGGAAGATTTCAGCGAAGCGAGTTCATAATGTTCTGCAAGATTTCCGAATGTCATCAGCGAAGAAAGCAGCACCGCCATTGGTAATGCAAGCGGCACCATGGACAGTGCAGCGTATGAAAAAAGTTCCGAGAGTGTTTTCCAGTCAAGCCCTTTACCGACGAGTTCATCCACCCACTTCCACAAAAACTGCATGAAGAGAATGAACACCGAGATCACGAAGGTCATCGCGAATGGCGGCAAATAACTTTTTAATGTAAAACGGGTGAGCGTTTTCAATGAAGTAAAGATAAGACGTGCGGGTTTATTTACACTCCCAACTTTTCCCAATAAAAAAATATTTTCCGCCGGCGATCAGAAGCTTTTGATCTTTTGAAAGATCATTTCAAGAAGAGCGGATTGTTCTGATTTTTTCTTCGTTGTTTTTTCCAGCAGTGTTATAGAACGTTCCAACTGTTCTTTATTAAAAGGTCCGTTCATATTTTCCACGATCACGGTCATGCTCTCGATGCAATCGCTGTAATTTCCGTCGGTGGCAATGTGAACGAAGAGTTCAAGATGTTCGCTGAAATCGAGACCGGTTTCCCAGCAGGTGCGGACGAGTGCAGCGCGATGCCTGAAAAATTCACGCAGTGAAAGAATACCGATGAGTAATTGTTGCGCTTTTCCATCACGAAGAATTCGCAGAACATCTTCACGTGTTTCTTTCAGGTTGGGATCGGTGAGTTGTGCAACAAGAGACGACACTAATTGCTGATCTACTTTTCCGTTGTTTGTTTTTACAATATGGGCAGGAACTTTCCCGAAATAAGCGCTGCTGAAATTTTCTGATTCGTGAAAAAAAGGTTCGGATGTGTTTGTGCCTTCACTCATTTTGCAAATGGATTTTGAGATTTGAAATTTTGAAATTCGTAACGTTATCGTTCTCCGAAAATCGAACTTCCCACCCTGATCATCGAACTTCCTTCTTTCACGGCAATTTTCCAGTCGCTGCTCATTCCTATGGAAAGAATGATAAATGATGAATGATGAATGATGAATTGATCGAAGAGGTGTTTTAAGGATCGGAATTCCGCTCGAACCTGTTCATGATCTTCTGTATTGCTCGCCATTCCCATCAATCCTTTTATTTCCACGTTCGGATATTTATTTTCAGGATCTGAATTCAGGAGAGCGGTTGCTTCTTCGGCGGAAAATCCGAATTTGGTTTCTTCCTTCGCGATGAAGATCTGCAGCAAGACCGGGATGATACGGTTATTTTTTTTTGCCTGTTTATCGATCTCAGCGAGTAATTTTTCACTGTCCACAGAATGAATGAGGTGAATGAAAGGTGCGATGAATTTCACTTTGTTCGATTGCAAATGGCCGATGAGATGCCAGCGAATATCCTTCGGCAGTGAGTTGTATTTGGGCACAACCTCCTGTACTTTATTCTCACCAAAGTCGCGCTGGCCCGCATCATACGCCTGCATGATCTCCGCCACTGATTTTGTTTTACTAACGGCAACTAAGGTCACTTCTATTGGAAGGGAATGCTTTAATTGAAGGATATTTTCTTTGATGGACATTTTCACTCCGATAGGGAAAATACGACAAGCCCGCTCCTCATCTTTGGTTCTATCCATGTTGTTTTAGGCGGCATGATGTTTCCACTGTCGGCAATGCGTTTCAGTTCTTCCATCTGCACGGGATATAATCCGAAAGCAACTTTGAATTTCCAGTGGTCCACCTGGTTCCTTAATTCTTCTGCGCCTTTTATTCCCGAAACAAAACCAATGCGCGGATCTGTTTTCAGATCTGAAATGCCGAGAACAGGGGAGAGAATAAGTGTTGTGAGTAAATGTGCGTCCAGCGACTGAACAGGTTCTTCATCTTTTGCGCGGCCGCTTTTCATTTTAAGTTCGAACCATTTTCCCCCGAGGTACATGGAGAAAATATGTTTGGATGAAGGAACAAAAATTTTATTGCCATGATCAGCAATATCAAAATCTTTTCTGAGTGCATCCATGAACTGCGATTCAGAAAGTCCGTTCAGATCACGAACGACGCGGTTGAAATCAAAAATTTTCAGTTGCGATTCAGGAAAAAAAATACCGAGATAATAATTCCACGGCTCTTGCCCGGAGTAACCCGGATTTTTTTCTCTTCGTGATCTGCCGAGTAATGCAGAAGAAGCGGAACGATGATGTCCGTCGGCAATGTAAACGGACGAAACATTTTCGAATTCTTTTTTCAATTGCTTCACCTGTTGTTCCTCATCGATCACCCACAACTGGTGATGCACACGATCGGTAGTGGTAAAATCGTACTCGGCACGTTCTGCAGTTTTATCAGCAATGATTTTATCAATCCCTTTTTCGTCGGGATAACAGAAGAGAACCGGTTCAGCATTGAAATCGCAAACGTCGAGATACTCCATTAATTTTTTTTCCCGCTCCGTCAGCGTTTGTTCATGAATACGGATCGTGCCGTTCATGTAATCTTCAATGCTCGTGCACGCAATAACGCCGGTGTAAGTATTTCCGAGTTTTTCCTGGCGATAAACATAGAAGCAGGGTTTTTCATCGTGAAGAAAAATTCCCTCCTCAATAAATTCCGCGTATTGATCCCTGATCTTTTTCAGACGGTCATTTGACCCGGGCTTTGTTCGTTTTCCGTCTTTGAAATCGGGATGAATGACGTGGAGAAATGTGTAAGGATTTGATTTTAATTTTTCATGAAGATCATTTCTCGAATAATTATCGACCGAACGTGAAGCCACCAAACCCACTTTGTCGCGTGTTGGACGAATTCCTTTGAATGGAATAACTGTTGCCATCGTTCAGTTGTCGGTTACTTGTGTTTGTTTCTTGGTTACTTGTGTTTGTTTGTTGGTTGCTTGTGTTGCATTGTTTCTTGGTTGCCTGACTAACTTGTCAGACTGAACCCTGAGCTTGTCGAATGGGTCGAAGGCTGCTTGAGATCAGGAAAGCGCTATGATAATTTTTTCTGCCAATTCCACGCCAATTCTTTCCTGCGCTTCTTCAGTCGCAGCGCCGATATGCGGT
This genomic interval carries:
- a CDS encoding DUF1015 domain-containing protein; translated protein: MATVIPFKGIRPTRDKVGLVASRSVDNYSRNDLHEKLKSNPYTFLHVIHPDFKDGKRTKPGSNDRLKKIRDQYAEFIEEGIFLHDEKPCFYVYRQEKLGNTYTGVIACTSIEDYMNGTIRIHEQTLTEREKKLMEYLDVCDFNAEPVLFCYPDEKGIDKIIADKTAERAEYDFTTTDRVHHQLWVIDEEQQVKQLKKEFENVSSVYIADGHHRSASSALLGRSRREKNPGYSGQEPWNYYLGIFFPESQLKIFDFNRVVRDLNGLSESQFMDALRKDFDIADHGNKIFVPSSKHIFSMYLGGKWFELKMKSGRAKDEEPVQSLDAHLLTTLILSPVLGISDLKTDPRIGFVSGIKGAEELRNQVDHWKFKVAFGLYPVQMEELKRIADSGNIMPPKTTWIEPKMRSGLVVFSLSE
- a CDS encoding LptF/LptG family permease, which codes for MKTLTRFTLKSYLPPFAMTFVISVFILFMQFLWKWVDELVGKGLDWKTLSELFSYAALSMVPLALPMAVLLSSLMTFGNLAEHYELASLKSSGLSLLRVMRPLIIFTVIVTIGAFAFSDYLLPYTNLKMLSTLYDIQNQKPELSIPDGVFYNQIEGYTIRVQQKSKDGKGLYGVMIYDQSEGYGNTALTVADSGKMSQTEDKHYLLIELFHGNTYKDITNQERSGITHPFMRTAFKDQVLRLDLSAFKLNRTNEDLFKENQQMLSGDQLVKYIDTMYRRMGEHRDDFYGSMKSGYFMRTDKFCREADTAKTNFSNGNVLDGSTKAEKKKIYEVAINSATNVKSSVESKINELDADKKEILRYQIEFWRKFTYSFACLLMFFIGAPLGAIIRKGGLGMPVVISVIAFIIFWVLSIIGEKLSKEGNVPPEFGMWLGCICFIPLGIWLTRKATADSDMFDPGAITRTIINIGRRIPGFRKKRIGSEVVEIESDDFPKPE
- a CDS encoding YggS family pyridoxal phosphate-dependent enzyme, which gives rise to MSIKENILQLKHSLPIEVTLVAVSKTKSVAEIMQAYDAGQRDFGENKVQEVVPKYNSLPKDIRWHLIGHLQSNKVKFIAPFIHLIHSVDSEKLLAEIDKQAKKNNRIIPVLLQIFIAKEETKFGFSAEEATALLNSDPENKYPNVEIKGLMGMASNTEDHEQVRAEFRSLKHLFDQFIIHHSSFIILSIGMSSDWKIAVKEGSSMIRVGSSIFGER